The genome window TGCCAGCCATTCTGCTGCTGCCCTCTTCCGGCGTATTGGTTTTCTGCCATAATGACCGTTCCTTCAATCACTGGCTTGGAATTTGACGCTAGTTCTTTAAGGAAATTATTTGTTGAGCCAACTTCTTTAATTGTTATAAAATTTTGTCCAACAAATAATCCCGAAAATATGTTATTTTGCAAAGTATAATAATTTAAAATACTAAATCGTTCAAAACTAATTCTTTTTGATGGTAAAAAACAAAGCGTTAAGTGAATCCGCTTATATTTCTGAGTTAGCCATACATGGCATCCAGGAAAAAAAAGGAAATGATATTATCAGGTTAGACCTTCGTAATATATTTAGTTCGGTGGCCGATTATTTTGTAATAACGCATGCCGAATCAGCCACACAGGTAAAAGCCATAGCGAATAGCATTGAAGATGAGATTTACAAAGCCACTCAACAGGATCCTTACCGCAAGGAAGGGTTGGAGTACGGTGAATGGATACTGCTGGATTATATAGATGTAGTTGTACACGTTTTCAGGACCGATAAACGTGAGTTTTATGGAATGGAAGATCTTTGGGGCGACGCCGAAATTAAAATGTATAAAAGCGCCTAAGCGTTCGCAACAATTGTGTTTAAACACGCGTCATCATCATACCATAAAATATTAAATTAAAAGATTGTAAGTTTGAGCTTGTAAAGAAATGAAAGATAATAAATTGGAAAATCCAAAACCGATCCGGAAAATACCGAATAAAAAAAATACGCCCAAGCCGCCAAAACCAAACATTATGTGGTTTTATGCCATTATTGTTGTGGTATTGCTGGTTGTAGCTACCTTATTAAATACTACCACATCAAACCCGATAACCTTTCAGAGGTTTGACGAGGAAATGCTGAAACAGCACGATGTTGAAAAAGTGGTGGCCTACCGCAGCGGTGACCTTTTTGTTGCCGAGGTATATATTAAAAAAGAAAGCTTAAGCAAACCTCAGTATGCCGATGCCAAAAAAGAGCAGCGCCCTTTAAATATGGGTGCAGCCGAAGGCCCCCAGTACACTTTTACAGACGCTACCTACGAAGGCATAAAGACATCAATTGCCAATGCGGAAAAAGATTTCACTGATGCACAAAAGATCCCTGTTAGTGTAGAGCCAGGGCATGAAAGCCTTTTGTCAAACTGGTTTGTGCAATGTATCATAATGGCTGTACTGCTGGTAGCTGTTTGGCTATTTATTATGCGCCGCATGAGCGGTGGCGCAGGCGGCGGTCCTGGTGGTCAGATCTTTAACATCGGTAAATCAAAAGCTACCCTGTTTGACAAAGAAGCCCAGGTATCCGTAACATTTAATGATGTGGCCGGGTTGGAAGAAGCAAAACAGGAAGTAATGGAAATTGTGGATTTTCTTAAAAATCCTAAAAAATACACTAACCTTGGGGGTAAAATTCCGAAAGGTGCGCTTTTAATAGGAGCACCGGGTACAGGTAAAACACTGCTTGCGAAGGCTGTTGCCGGGGAAGCACAGGTGCCTTTCTTCTCGCTGTCAGGATCAGACTTTGTTGAAATGTTTGTGGGGGTGGGTGCTTCACGTGTTCGTGATTTGTTCCGCCAGGCAAAAGACAAAGCGCCATGTATTATATTTATTGACGAGATTGATGCCATTGGCCGCGCCCGTGGCAAAAACAATATTGTAGGTGGTAATGATGAGCGTGAAAACACCCTGAACCAGTTGCTGGTTGAAATGGATGGTTTCGGTACCGATTCAGGCATCATTATTCTTGCTGCAACTAACCGCCCGGATGTTTTGGACTCAGCGTTGCTGCGCCCCGGACGTTTTGACAGGCAGGTATCCATTGACAAGCCCGATTTGATTGGCCGCGAGCAGATCTTTAAAGTGCACTTAAAGCCGGTTAAACTGGCTGAAGGAGTTGATGCTAAAAAACTATCGGCACAAACTCCGGGCTTTGCCGGTGCCGAAATTGCCAACGTATGTAACGAGGCTGCTTTAATAGCCGCCCGTAAAAATAAAGAGGCTGTTGATATGCAGGATTTCCAGGATGCTATTGACCGCGTTATTGGTGGTTTGGAAAAAAAGAACAAAATTATATCTCCCGAAGAAAAACGCATTGTGGCTTACCACGAAGCCGGGCACGCAATTGCAGGCTGGTTTTTGGAACATGCCGATCCTTTGGTTAAGGTTTCCATTGTTCCGCGCGGTGTGGCTGCTTTGGGTTATGCCCAGTATCTGCCAAAAGAACAGTTCCTATATACTACCGAGCAGTTGATTGACGGCATGTGCATGACACTTGGTGGACGTGTGGCCGAAGATATTACTTTCGGTAAGATTTCAACCGGCGCGCAAAACGACCTTGAACGCATCACAAAACTGGCTTACGCCATGGTTACTATTTATGGTATGAATGACAAGGTGGGTAATGTATCCTTTAACGATACCCAGGGCGAGTACCAGTTTAATAAACCATATTCTGAGAAAACTTCAGAGCTGATTGATGTGGAGGTACGTAACCAGATTGCGGAAGTTTATCAAATGACCAAGAACCTGTTGCTTGATAAAAGGGAAGGCCTGATTAAATTAGCAGATAAGCTTTTAGAAAAGGAAATTCTTTTCCAAAGTGATCTGGAAGAGATTTTAGGCAAGCGACCTTTTGAAAACCGTACTACTTATGACGAGTTTGTGAACGGACCGGAAGCAGATCAGACACCCGTAGCCAAAGCTTTGGTACCGGAAGGTGTTGCAGATCATTCAGGTACTTTTGAAAGAAACCCGGAAGAAAAAGAAGCAAATACTAAAGAATAAGTTTAATGCTCAAAGTGAAAAGTCCAAAGCAAGAAGTGAAATATCTTTTAGCTTTGGATTTTTTGTTTTAAGCTTGTAATAATTAATTTAAAGTTCTTTCCGGTTAAAAATGAGGGATATAACTACATCAAAGGAAAAACTACTGAAGAAGATCCGCAAGGCGCTTTTGGAGAAAAGGGATAATCCATACCCCAACCTGGAGGACCTGCCACATTATCCCCCTACTGATGAATTAAAGGAGGTGCTTTTTGCCGAGCAGTTTACAGCTGTATCCGGCCAGTTTGTTTTTTGTGAAGATGACGTGCAGTTTATTGAAAACCTGCTCGAGCTTGCTGAAGAGCGTAAGTGGCATAAGATCTATTGCTGGGAGCCTGCACTGCAGGAGGTACTCACCCGTTTTGAATATCCTTTTTACGAAACCGATAAAGATTTTGAGCAGGCCGACGTGGGTTTTACCCTTTGCGAAGCCCTGATTGCACGTAATGGCAGTGTCCTGCTGTCAAATGGCAACATGGCGGGCAGGCGGTTAAGCATTTATCCCCCGGTACACATTGTGCTGGCATATACTTCGCAGCTGGTTCTTGACCTTAAAGACGGCTTTAAGCTGATAAAAAATAAATACGGCAGCGATATTCCATCAATGATCAGTAATGTTACGGGCCCCAGCCGCACGGCTGATATTGAAAAAACACTGGTATTAGGAGCCCATGGTCCTAAAGAACTATTTGTGTTTTTGTTGGATGGGTAAGAAATGAAGTGGCTAATTGTGTTTACAAAGCTAATTTCAAATCTTCTAACCGGCACTCTTCCAAAATAAGTCTCTCGCTTCTTTTTTCAGCATCATATTCCCATTTAACCAACCTAATGTAGCCATCGGTTATTTCAATCCCGGTTATGTCTCCATCGTCAAAACAACAGCAGCCGCTGTTAAAATAGGTATCCAGATAGCCTTTAAAGTCGGGTGGGCGTATCTTTAAATGCAGCCTTTCAATCTTATCCTGTAATTCAATCGCCTCCGAATCTTTATGATCAGCCCTGGCTGCAGCCAGTTTGTCGTACAATGCCTCCAGCTCAGTTAATGACCTGAAAACCGGCTGATGGGTATGCCCGGTTATCAGGAGCGTATTTTTTCTTTTCGAGCTCCATTCATACATGATGCGGTTATGATCACTTTTGAGCGTATTATTATTTGCCGGCGTGTTTGGGTTTATCCGGAGGTACGCCTGGAAAGGCCCCCATATATCTGACACAAACCATTTGCTGAACCAGTTACCATCGCTTTGCAGGTCGCCCTGGTGGCCATGTGTCATATATATTTCAAGGGACACATCGCCCATCTGTGTTTTAAGTATCACGCCTTCATAAATATCAACCTCCCGGCCATAAATGCTTTGGAGGTTTACTGATGCAAGCGGATCGTTGTCCCAGTAAAGGTCATGGTTGCCGTAGATCTTTATAAAAGCCTGGCGGTTGATAAATAATTTTTCAGCCCCAAAGGTTGCTTTGTTATGTCGTTTTACGGTGACTATCAGGTTTTCCCAAAGCTCCTCACTGTCGCCAAGGCTGATATAAAAAAACAGGTTGCTGTTGTAATATTCAAGGGCGGCAAGGTAGTTGGGTTCAGCTTTTTTAAAAATATCTGCGCCATCCCTGGCACCTTTGTGCTGGTCAGAAAAAATAACAAATTTGTCAGTGGCTGCGTCAAAGGGTATTGTCAGCCCTTTTTTAATCCGGCCTGCTTTAATATCAGCATAAAGGTGATTTAATGCTGCATCAACCCTTGTTTTATCCGGCCGCGACGATAGCCGGTTGGCAAGGGCGATAACAGGTTTGGTAAAAACTGATTGTAAAAATTTACGCATTAGCAGGTGAACGTTGTTTATGCCTCTTTTTTAATTTATTACACAGGGAATTAAAAATGCGCTCTTATGTAATTTATTTCGATTTTTACCCCGTTAAATAACGGTATTTTATACGTTAAAATACGGTAAAAATACCGTTATTTAACGGGGTGGATTTTTTAGGGCAAACCTTATCTTGAAACCATATTTACCTTAACCCTTTAACTAGATTAATTATGTCATCAGTAATCGACAAAACATTAGCGCAAAGCTTGATCAACAACTATCAAACTCAAAACTCAGGAACGGGCGGACCGGCACTGGTTACCCCCGAGGGGCAGTTTTTAAATGGATTTTTTATTAGCCGCAGAAGTTTGGATGCCATCCTCAGCGATAAAAACTGCGTGGGCGTAAGCGTACATTTTGCCAAGCACCCGGATCATGTTGGCTCAACCGATAATATATTTACTTTAATCCTTGGAGGCGCCGAGCCCAATCCTGATTATCCGGAAGTAAACGGTGCCGCTCCGTATGTATGCAGGTACGAAACCTGGGACCAGCTGACCCCATGCCCGCCGTTTTGTACAGAACTCATCTGATAGATTGATATGAATTTAGACATTATATACGGCGTATATTTAATACTGTTATTGCTGATTACCATTGTCGGCTTTAGCCGCTTTAAAAAGCTTTCAAAGGGTTTTAAGGCTTTAACGGTATTAATTCTATGTACTTTGATAAGCGAGAGTATAAAGAAAGTATATGGGAGGATTTATCATAATAATATGCCCATTGCTCATATTTGGGCGGTTATCGAATTTGCGTTATTTTCTTTAACGTATTTTTATTTGCTGAAAAGTACACGGGTAAAAAATATAATAATTGCTTCAACTATTGTTATGTTAATGCTGGAGATAGTAAATGTGTTGTTTTTTGAAAAATTAACACAATTTCCTTCGCTCATCCTGGAAGCCTCCCATATTCTATACGTGGTTTATTCGCTGTTGCTATTTCGTCAAATGCTGTTATTCCCTACAGAGCAGAGCTTGTTTAAACAAAGCCTGTTTTGGTTTAACATCAACGTGTTGTTTTACGCAACTACTATGTTCCTTAATTTTGCGTTGCTAAGCTATTTCATAGAAAACAAGTTAGAACTGGCTCCCCTGGTTTATTTTGGTGTGGCCATTAATCTTATATTTTATGTTGTGATTGGCATTTCATTGTTAATTGACAATGCAAAAGAGATACGGCTAAGCAATGGTTAACGGTGTTCCAAATAGCAGCGAGCTGTATGTTGTGCTTATTTCGGCAACTGTTTTTTTTGTGTTCCTGTCAGGCTTTATCATTTACTTCGTTATATTATACCAAAGGCGGCAGGACCAAAACAGATCAGAGCGGGATGTGATGCAGGCCAACTTCAGGCAGGAGTTTTTGAAGGCCCGTCTGGAGATGCAGGAACAAACATTTGCCCACGTAAGCCGGGAACTGCATGATAATGTTAACCAGGTTTTATCATTTGTAAAGCTTAATCTGGCTATGATTACCGATGTGGACAGCGAACAGCGGACCAGAATAAATGAAAACCGCGACTTGATCGCGCAGGTTATTACTGACCTGCGTGATCTTTCAAAAAGCCTTAGTTTTGAACATATTACTAAGCTTGGCCTGGTAAAAACTATTGAAAACGAAGTAAATAAGCTTAATAAAAGTGGTATTATTGAAGCGGATATTTCAGTACAGGGAACAATATACCCACTTGGGGAGCAAAGCGAGCTGGTGCTTTTTCGCATTTTTCAGGAAGCAATGAACAATGCTATTAAATACTCCGGCGCAGAGCATTTAAAAATCAGTTTGCAATATAGCCCTGAAATGTTTAATTTGAGAGTCGATGACGATGGCGTTGGCTTTTTAATGAATTCATTAGACCATAATACAGGGTCTGGTTTGATAAATATTGAAAATAGAGCAAATGTAATTGGTGCTGTCGCAACAATTACCAGTTCACCAGGCGATGGCTGTCGTATCAATGTTAGCCTAAACCTTTTACAACAAAGAATATACACTGATGGAAAACATCCAGATAGCTTTAGTTGATGATCACCGGCTTTTCAGAAGCGGAATAGCATCATTAATTAACAAATTTAAAGGATTCAATATACTTTTTGAAGCGAGCAACGGGGAAGAAATGGTGCGCAAAATTTCTTCAAAGTTAAAGCCGGATATTGTGTTGCTGGATATACATATGCCCGTAATGGACGGTACTTCAACAGGGCTGTGGTTAAAAGAAAACTATCCTGAGATCCGCATAATAGTTTTATCAATGCTGGAAGATCCGGAAAAGGTGCTTACCATGCTCAAATTGGGCGCAAAAGGATATCTGCTTAAAGATTCAGAGCCTCATGAATTTGAGCAGGCACTGCAAAAAGTATCTGTAGGTGAGGTGTACTACCCGGAATTTGTAACCCGGCTGTTAATTAATTCATTTAACGAGCAGCAGGGTCAGGTTACCTTGCAGTTGCGCGAAATGGAATTTTTAAAATT of Mucilaginibacter xinganensis contains these proteins:
- the rsfS gene encoding ribosome silencing factor, with the protein product MVKNKALSESAYISELAIHGIQEKKGNDIIRLDLRNIFSSVADYFVITHAESATQVKAIANSIEDEIYKATQQDPYRKEGLEYGEWILLDYIDVVVHVFRTDKREFYGMEDLWGDAEIKMYKSA
- the ftsH gene encoding ATP-dependent zinc metalloprotease FtsH, which gives rise to MKDNKLENPKPIRKIPNKKNTPKPPKPNIMWFYAIIVVVLLVVATLLNTTTSNPITFQRFDEEMLKQHDVEKVVAYRSGDLFVAEVYIKKESLSKPQYADAKKEQRPLNMGAAEGPQYTFTDATYEGIKTSIANAEKDFTDAQKIPVSVEPGHESLLSNWFVQCIIMAVLLVAVWLFIMRRMSGGAGGGPGGQIFNIGKSKATLFDKEAQVSVTFNDVAGLEEAKQEVMEIVDFLKNPKKYTNLGGKIPKGALLIGAPGTGKTLLAKAVAGEAQVPFFSLSGSDFVEMFVGVGASRVRDLFRQAKDKAPCIIFIDEIDAIGRARGKNNIVGGNDERENTLNQLLVEMDGFGTDSGIIILAATNRPDVLDSALLRPGRFDRQVSIDKPDLIGREQIFKVHLKPVKLAEGVDAKKLSAQTPGFAGAEIANVCNEAALIAARKNKEAVDMQDFQDAIDRVIGGLEKKNKIISPEEKRIVAYHEAGHAIAGWFLEHADPLVKVSIVPRGVAALGYAQYLPKEQFLYTTEQLIDGMCMTLGGRVAEDITFGKISTGAQNDLERITKLAYAMVTIYGMNDKVGNVSFNDTQGEYQFNKPYSEKTSELIDVEVRNQIAEVYQMTKNLLLDKREGLIKLADKLLEKEILFQSDLEEILGKRPFENRTTYDEFVNGPEADQTPVAKALVPEGVADHSGTFERNPEEKEANTKE
- a CDS encoding LutC/YkgG family protein, which codes for MRDITTSKEKLLKKIRKALLEKRDNPYPNLEDLPHYPPTDELKEVLFAEQFTAVSGQFVFCEDDVQFIENLLELAEERKWHKIYCWEPALQEVLTRFEYPFYETDKDFEQADVGFTLCEALIARNGSVLLSNGNMAGRRLSIYPPVHIVLAYTSQLVLDLKDGFKLIKNKYGSDIPSMISNVTGPSRTADIEKTLVLGAHGPKELFVFLLDG
- a CDS encoding metallophosphoesterase, with product MRKFLQSVFTKPVIALANRLSSRPDKTRVDAALNHLYADIKAGRIKKGLTIPFDAATDKFVIFSDQHKGARDGADIFKKAEPNYLAALEYYNSNLFFYISLGDSEELWENLIVTVKRHNKATFGAEKLFINRQAFIKIYGNHDLYWDNDPLASVNLQSIYGREVDIYEGVILKTQMGDVSLEIYMTHGHQGDLQSDGNWFSKWFVSDIWGPFQAYLRINPNTPANNNTLKSDHNRIMYEWSSKRKNTLLITGHTHQPVFRSLTELEALYDKLAAARADHKDSEAIELQDKIERLHLKIRPPDFKGYLDTYFNSGCCCFDDGDITGIEITDGYIRLVKWEYDAEKRSERLILEECRLEDLKLAL
- a CDS encoding sensor histidine kinase, with the protein product MVNGVPNSSELYVVLISATVFFVFLSGFIIYFVILYQRRQDQNRSERDVMQANFRQEFLKARLEMQEQTFAHVSRELHDNVNQVLSFVKLNLAMITDVDSEQRTRINENRDLIAQVITDLRDLSKSLSFEHITKLGLVKTIENEVNKLNKSGIIEADISVQGTIYPLGEQSELVLFRIFQEAMNNAIKYSGAEHLKISLQYSPEMFNLRVDDDGVGFLMNSLDHNTGSGLINIENRANVIGAVATITSSPGDGCRINVSLNLLQQRIYTDGKHPDSFS
- a CDS encoding response regulator transcription factor, with protein sequence MENIQIALVDDHRLFRSGIASLINKFKGFNILFEASNGEEMVRKISSKLKPDIVLLDIHMPVMDGTSTGLWLKENYPEIRIIVLSMLEDPEKVLTMLKLGAKGYLLKDSEPHEFEQALQKVSVGEVYYPEFVTRLLINSFNEQQGQVTLQLREMEFLKLAASELTYKEIATQMCISIRTVDGYRDQLFEKLGVKSRIGLVMYAIKNKMIEL